A region from the Micrococcus cohnii genome encodes:
- a CDS encoding CrcB family protein: MNATPSAGGHILRLLPWVVLGGVAGSMTALTISAVLLGHIGPSGAFDPQATLAALSLAGVLNTAGSFLLGLLRGRASRARRRSRPWDPRLLPAVGTGFLGSFTSFAAATAPAGEMLALTVASRDDPAEWWVLFGAGAGLLAVTAAAMALVGTVAAGVGLLIGRGRSSHRADAADRTAEVDDVHEATG, encoded by the coding sequence ATGAACGCCACACCTTCCGCAGGCGGGCACATCCTCAGACTCCTGCCGTGGGTCGTCCTCGGCGGCGTGGCCGGTTCGATGACCGCCCTGACGATCAGCGCAGTTCTGCTGGGGCACATTGGCCCCTCCGGGGCGTTCGACCCGCAGGCGACCCTGGCTGCGCTGAGCCTGGCAGGGGTCCTGAACACGGCGGGGTCGTTCCTCCTGGGACTGCTCCGAGGCCGTGCCAGTCGGGCCCGGCGGCGGTCCCGCCCCTGGGATCCGCGCCTCCTGCCGGCGGTCGGCACCGGGTTCCTGGGTTCGTTCACCTCGTTCGCTGCGGCGACCGCACCGGCGGGCGAGATGCTGGCCCTGACCGTCGCGAGCCGTGACGATCCGGCCGAATGGTGGGTGCTCTTCGGCGCGGGGGCGGGACTGCTCGCGGTGACAGCAGCGGCCATGGCGCTCGTGGGCACGGTGGCCGCCGGCGTTGGACTGCTGATCGGCCGGGGCCGGTCGTCACACCGCGCCGATGCGGCTGACCGGACGGCTGAGGTCGACGACGTCCATGAGGCGACCGGATGA
- the hisN gene encoding histidinol-phosphatase has product MDSSETRSKDHTDDLRLAHMLADNVDSITMARFKALDLEVTQKPDLTPVTDADRAAEEVIRSSLSRARARDGILGEEFGETAGRSGRTWVIDPIDGTKNFVRGVPVWATLIALVDNGEPVVGVVSAPALNRRWWAATGQGAYTGTSLIRASRIQVSEVAELGDASLSFSSLEGWRERGQIREFLELTSDVWRVRGFGDFWSYMLVAEGAVDIACEPELEVHDMAALVPIVREAGGRFTSLDGEEGPFGGNALVTNGRLHDQLLARLGGAGA; this is encoded by the coding sequence ATGGACAGCTCCGAGACCCGGTCGAAAGACCACACGGACGACCTGCGGCTCGCGCACATGCTGGCCGACAACGTCGACTCGATCACGATGGCCCGGTTCAAGGCGCTCGACCTGGAGGTCACCCAGAAGCCGGACCTGACGCCGGTCACCGACGCCGACCGCGCAGCCGAGGAGGTCATCCGCTCCTCACTGTCCCGGGCGCGTGCCCGCGACGGGATCCTCGGCGAGGAGTTCGGTGAGACCGCGGGCCGCTCGGGGCGCACGTGGGTGATCGACCCGATCGACGGGACGAAGAACTTCGTGCGGGGCGTGCCGGTGTGGGCGACCCTGATCGCCCTCGTCGACAACGGCGAGCCCGTCGTCGGCGTCGTCTCCGCCCCCGCGCTGAACCGCCGCTGGTGGGCCGCGACCGGGCAGGGCGCCTACACCGGCACTTCGCTGATCCGGGCCTCACGGATCCAGGTGTCGGAGGTCGCTGAGCTGGGCGACGCGTCCCTGTCGTTCTCCTCGCTCGAAGGCTGGCGCGAGCGCGGACAGATCCGCGAATTCCTCGAGCTGACCTCGGACGTGTGGCGGGTGCGCGGCTTCGGGGACTTCTGGTCCTACATGCTGGTCGCCGAGGGTGCCGTGGACATCGCGTGCGAGCCGGAGCTCGAGGTGCACGACATGGCGGCGCTCGTGCCGATCGTGCGCGAGGCCGGCGGCCGGTTCACCTCCCTCGACGGCGAGGAGGGCCCGTTCGGCGGCAACGCCCTGGTGACGAACGGGCGTCTGCACGACCAACTGCTCGCCCGGCTCGGCGGCGCCGGCGCATGA
- the rsgA gene encoding ribosome small subunit-dependent GTPase A, which yields MGRRVDPHVWDESDVRTRPSKKGSRPRTKERPKHEDAHVGRVVTVDRGRYRVVLDGQEAPLTAMRARELRRTPIATGDEVAVVGDISGAEGTLGRIVRVEQRHTVLRRSADDTDAVERVVVANADTLVIMVAAANPEPRTGFIDRALVACYDAGIHPLLLITKTDLKDPTELVRHYADLDLEVITSGAAEFEPGSGDTSLDAALVDRVAARLTGHTAAFVGPSGVGKSTLLNALTGAERATGHVNAVTGRGRHTSSSALAVRLRDAHGDPVPETWVVDTPGIRSFGLGWVEPDRVVEAFGELAGGLADCERGCQHLSDDGDCGLDPWVAAGRAGAAGAERLSSLRRLLANRVDPGATPASAADDDTP from the coding sequence ATGGGCCGCAGAGTGGACCCCCACGTCTGGGACGAGTCGGACGTGCGCACCCGCCCGTCCAAGAAGGGATCGCGCCCGCGCACGAAGGAGCGACCGAAGCACGAGGACGCGCACGTGGGCCGCGTCGTGACCGTGGACCGGGGCCGGTACCGCGTCGTGCTCGACGGGCAGGAGGCGCCGCTGACGGCCATGCGCGCCCGCGAGCTGCGCCGCACCCCGATCGCCACGGGTGACGAGGTGGCCGTCGTCGGTGACATCTCCGGCGCCGAGGGCACGCTCGGGCGGATCGTGCGGGTCGAACAGCGCCACACGGTGCTGCGCCGTTCGGCCGACGACACAGACGCGGTCGAGCGCGTGGTGGTGGCCAACGCGGACACGCTGGTGATCATGGTCGCCGCGGCGAACCCCGAGCCGCGCACCGGCTTCATCGACCGGGCCCTGGTCGCCTGCTATGACGCGGGCATCCACCCACTGCTGCTGATCACGAAGACCGATCTGAAGGACCCGACCGAGCTGGTGCGCCACTACGCGGACCTGGACCTGGAGGTGATCACCTCGGGCGCGGCAGAGTTCGAGCCGGGCTCCGGGGACACGTCCCTCGACGCCGCGCTCGTGGACCGGGTCGCCGCGCGTCTGACCGGGCACACCGCGGCGTTCGTCGGTCCCTCGGGCGTGGGCAAGTCCACGCTGCTGAACGCACTGACCGGGGCGGAGCGGGCGACCGGGCACGTGAACGCCGTGACCGGCCGGGGCCGGCACACCTCGTCCTCGGCCTTGGCGGTGCGGCTGCGCGACGCACACGGAGACCCAGTGCCGGAGACCTGGGTGGTCGACACCCCGGGCATCCGGTCCTTCGGTCTGGGCTGGGTCGAGCCGGACCGCGTGGTGGAGGCGTTCGGTGAGCTGGCCGGCGGCCTGGCCGACTGCGAGCGCGGCTGCCAGCACCTCAGCGACGACGGGGACTGCGGACTGGACCCGTGGGTCGCCGCGGGCCGAGCCGGGGCCGCGGGCGCCGAGCGGCTCTCGTCCCTGCGTCGGCTGCTGGCCAACCGGGTCGATCCGGGCGCCACCCCCGCCTCCGCGGCAGACGACGACACCCCGTGA
- the aroA gene encoding 3-phosphoshikimate 1-carboxyvinyltransferase, whose protein sequence is MPENHSAVAVGGTLPDPWPAPTAPGRVVGSVRVPGSKSLTNRHLVLAALTDGPTVLRGALRSRDADLMRAALETLGARFAELTDGALRVHGLPVGAPLPHEVHIDCGLAGTVMRFVPFVAALRPGVVHIDGDPEARARPMGATVSALRQLGVQVAELGEPGRLPLTLVVPHRDASATGPAEVAIDASASSQFLSGALLSGWRLPGGLTLRHTGARVPSPEHVAMTVRLLAEHGITTTQPDGQTWRLCCTAAARPVESGSTTARPPGSDGAEQPGERVIEPDLSNAGVFLAAAAVTGGRVSVPNWPSATTQIGARWPAILEAFGARVEHTVTDATGVLTVHGPVDAAGRPRLRGAGELADTAELAPTVAALALLAEGPTSLTGIGHLRGHETDRLAALAAEAARFGVSVREGADRLDFPGTRVSGAPRPATAQTYRDHRMATFAAILGLAVPGTHVVDVGTTAKTMPDFPARWTRLVDPTPPTTKEPRR, encoded by the coding sequence GTGCCCGAGAACCATTCCGCCGTCGCCGTGGGCGGCACCCTGCCCGATCCGTGGCCGGCGCCGACCGCCCCGGGCCGCGTCGTCGGCTCGGTGCGAGTACCCGGGTCGAAGTCGCTGACGAACCGGCATCTGGTGCTCGCCGCGCTCACCGACGGGCCCACCGTCCTGCGCGGTGCCCTGCGCAGCCGGGACGCGGACCTGATGCGGGCCGCCCTCGAGACCCTCGGCGCCCGGTTCGCGGAGCTGACCGACGGCGCGCTGCGCGTGCACGGCCTGCCGGTAGGCGCACCGCTGCCTCACGAAGTGCACATCGACTGCGGATTGGCCGGCACCGTCATGCGCTTCGTGCCGTTCGTCGCGGCGCTGCGTCCCGGGGTCGTCCACATCGACGGGGACCCGGAGGCACGGGCGCGGCCGATGGGAGCGACGGTCTCGGCACTGCGCCAGCTCGGGGTCCAGGTCGCCGAGCTCGGCGAGCCCGGGCGGCTCCCCCTCACGCTTGTGGTGCCGCATCGTGATGCCTCGGCCACCGGCCCCGCCGAGGTCGCGATCGACGCCTCGGCCTCCTCCCAGTTCCTCTCCGGGGCGCTGCTGTCCGGGTGGCGACTGCCCGGCGGGCTCACGCTGCGGCACACCGGCGCGCGGGTGCCCAGCCCGGAACACGTCGCCATGACGGTACGGCTGCTCGCCGAGCACGGCATCACCACCACCCAGCCGGACGGGCAGACCTGGCGCCTCTGCTGCACAGCCGCAGCACGTCCGGTCGAATCCGGCAGCACCACCGCGCGGCCGCCCGGCTCCGACGGAGCCGAGCAGCCCGGCGAACGCGTGATCGAGCCGGACCTGTCCAACGCCGGAGTGTTCCTCGCGGCCGCGGCCGTGACTGGGGGCCGGGTGAGTGTGCCGAACTGGCCCTCCGCGACAACGCAGATCGGCGCACGCTGGCCCGCGATCCTCGAAGCGTTCGGAGCGCGCGTCGAGCACACGGTCACCGACGCCACGGGCGTGCTGACGGTCCACGGCCCGGTCGACGCGGCCGGCCGTCCGCGACTGCGCGGGGCCGGAGAGCTGGCGGACACCGCCGAGCTCGCCCCGACCGTCGCCGCCCTCGCCTTGCTGGCCGAGGGCCCGACATCGCTGACCGGGATCGGGCACCTGCGCGGTCACGAGACGGACCGGCTGGCGGCGCTCGCCGCCGAGGCGGCCCGCTTCGGCGTGTCGGTGCGTGAGGGCGCCGACCGGTTGGACTTCCCGGGAACGCGCGTCAGCGGGGCCCCGCGCCCGGCGACCGCACAGACCTACCGCGACCACCGCATGGCCACGTTCGCGGCGATCCTCGGACTGGCCGTCCCTGGCACGCACGTCGTGGACGTCGGCACCACGGCCAAGACGATGCCGGACTTCCCCGCGCGGTGGACCCGCCTGGTGGACCCGACGCCGCCGACGACGAAGGAGCCGCGCCGCTGA
- a CDS encoding sigma-70 family RNA polymerase sigma factor: MQSPGPHIERPAHAPEHDRADIDVAAETDADRRVRFERDALEFVDQLYSAALRMTRNAQDAEDLVQEAYTKAYSSFHQYRPGTNLKAWLYRILTNTYINLYRKRQREPQQADTDTVEDWQMARAAEHTSTGLRSAENEALDHLPDSEVKAALQSIPEEFRLAVYFADVEGYAYKEIAEILDVPIGTVMSRLHRGRKQLREKLAAYAAERGMGPMAAGRSDAEIGTGPASGKSDTKQKASATRSPAKQTKEQTR, translated from the coding sequence ATGCAGAGTCCGGGCCCCCACATTGAGCGACCCGCCCACGCTCCCGAACACGACCGCGCCGACATCGATGTGGCCGCCGAGACCGATGCCGACCGTCGGGTCCGGTTCGAGCGCGACGCCCTCGAGTTCGTCGACCAGCTCTATTCGGCCGCGCTGCGGATGACCCGCAACGCCCAGGACGCCGAGGACCTCGTCCAGGAGGCCTACACCAAGGCCTATTCGTCCTTCCATCAGTACCGGCCCGGCACGAACCTCAAGGCGTGGCTCTACCGGATCCTGACGAACACGTACATCAACCTGTACCGCAAGCGGCAACGCGAGCCGCAGCAAGCGGACACGGACACCGTCGAGGACTGGCAGATGGCCCGGGCGGCCGAGCACACCTCCACCGGGCTGCGCTCGGCCGAGAACGAGGCGCTCGACCACCTGCCGGACTCCGAGGTCAAGGCGGCCCTGCAGTCCATCCCGGAGGAGTTTCGCCTCGCGGTGTACTTCGCCGATGTGGAGGGCTACGCCTACAAGGAGATCGCCGAGATCCTCGACGTGCCGATCGGCACCGTGATGTCCCGGCTGCACCGCGGCCGCAAGCAGCTGCGTGAGAAGCTGGCCGCCTACGCCGCCGAGCGTGGCATGGGACCGATGGCCGCCGGCAGGAGCGACGCCGAGATCGGGACGGGGCCCGCGTCTGGCAAGAGCGACACGAAGCAGAAGGCCTCTGCCACGAGGTCCCCGGCGAAGCAGACGAAGGAGCAGACGCGATGA
- the rsrA gene encoding mycothiol system anti-sigma-R factor, whose product MNRTDCCDSLGDDHLRRIYEYLDGALSAEQLEAVREHLRHCPTCARQRELEELIRARVRRCCQEKAPEQLRASIRMRLTQVRITDVS is encoded by the coding sequence ATGAACCGCACCGACTGTTGTGATTCGCTCGGCGACGACCACCTGCGCCGGATCTACGAGTATCTGGACGGGGCACTGAGCGCGGAGCAGCTCGAAGCCGTGCGCGAGCACCTGCGGCACTGCCCGACCTGTGCCCGGCAGCGCGAGCTCGAGGAGCTGATCCGCGCCCGGGTGCGCCGGTGCTGCCAGGAGAAGGCGCCCGAGCAGCTGCGCGCGAGCATCCGCATGCGCCTGACGCAGGTGCGCATCACCGATGTGAGCTGA
- a CDS encoding 50S ribosomal protein bL37: MSKRGRKRRDRRKKGANHGKRPNA; encoded by the coding sequence ATGAGCAAGCGAGGCCGCAAGCGCCGCGATCGTCGTAAGAAGGGCGCGAACCACGGCAAGCGCCCCAACGCCTGA
- a CDS encoding GDSL-type esterase/lipase family protein gives MDTRQIRIAAVGDHLLAGAGDPRAIGWWGRVLARTSAPQVSIENYVLAVPHETTEELGERWWAEASRRFSSDVENRLVVALSDADLDVDASSSARSRLNLANVLDTASQRSIPVLVVGPTPGLDDERNDRLAELNAAYADVAARRNHLYVDAFTPLRSHEQWRSDLAAGQGVPGQAGHGLIAWLVLHRGWYQWLGVPEPTA, from the coding sequence GTGGACACTCGCCAGATCCGGATCGCCGCCGTCGGCGACCACCTGCTGGCCGGCGCCGGGGACCCCCGTGCGATCGGCTGGTGGGGCCGCGTGCTCGCCCGCACGTCGGCGCCGCAGGTGAGCATCGAGAACTACGTGCTCGCCGTGCCGCATGAGACCACCGAAGAGCTCGGCGAGCGGTGGTGGGCCGAGGCCTCCCGCCGCTTCTCGTCCGACGTGGAGAACCGGCTCGTCGTGGCCCTGTCCGACGCCGACCTCGACGTCGATGCCTCCTCGTCGGCTCGTTCCCGGCTGAACCTCGCGAACGTGCTGGACACCGCGTCGCAGCGCTCGATCCCGGTGCTGGTCGTCGGCCCCACCCCGGGCCTGGACGACGAACGCAACGACCGCCTGGCCGAGCTGAACGCCGCCTACGCGGATGTCGCGGCCCGGCGCAATCACCTCTACGTGGACGCGTTCACGCCCCTGCGCTCGCACGAGCAGTGGCGCTCGGACCTGGCCGCCGGCCAGGGGGTGCCCGGCCAGGCCGGACACGGGCTCATCGCCTGGCTCGTTCTGCACCGCGGCTGGTACCAGTGGCTCGGCGTGCCCGAGCCCACCGCCTGA
- a CDS encoding multifunctional oxoglutarate decarboxylase/oxoglutarate dehydrogenase thiamine pyrophosphate-binding subunit/dihydrolipoyllysine-residue succinyltransferase subunit, which translates to MPELTTDRLAEEFPGNENLVAEIYRKYQSDPGSVDGQWAQIFARLEATAPRSSAPADAATETKSSAPAASASAKQSSSAKPAAQKKSSAAGKGAGKAEKKTGASTPVPSEPTASEQGAGTKKEEKATVLKGMAKAVAANMDASLSVPTATTVRDVPAKVLIDNRVVINNHLARSRGGKVSFTHLIGYALIKALGQMPSMNVLYEERDGKPHMVEPPHVNFGLAIDLPKPDGTRALVVPNVKAAETKNFLEFWEAYDDLVKRARDNKLTMDDYAGTTVSLTNPGGIGTVHSVPRLSKGQAAIVGVGALTYPAAFQGASEKTLNDLAISKTITLTSTYDHRVIQGAGSGEFLKIVHGLLLGEQGFYDEVFKDLRIPYEPVRWSQDLQVNPDEQVGKVARVQQLIHAYRDRGHRMADTDPLEYTMRSHPDLDIREHGLTLWDLDRPWPTGGFGGSDVLSLRNILGVLRDAYCRTVGIEYMHIQDPAERQWIQEQLERPYSKPTREEQLRILGRLNAAEAFETFLQTKYIGQKRFSLEGGESLIPLLDGVLSEAADNGLDEVAIGMAHRGRLNVLANIAGKTYSQIFREFEGATPGGTAGSGDVKYHMGTSGTFVSDAGNRTGVYLAANPSHLEAVNPVLEGIVRAKQDRLDRGSQSADSFSVLPILVHGDAAFAGQGVVNETLNLSQLQGYRTGGTVHVIVNNQVGFTTPPSAARSSVYSTDVAKTIQAPIFHVNGDDPESVVHVARLAFEYRQRFNKDVVIDLVCYRRRGHNEGDDPSMTQPRMYNLIEQKRSTRRLYVESLVGRGDITHDEADSALKDYQQRLEQAFTETHASQTGQIPVVGSGIEPAADRDEAPQAPSSTAVSPETLRRIGEAHLDVPEGFSIHPKLTSLLEKRAKMAVDGGIDWGFAELAAFGSLVSEGVPVRLAGQDSQRGTFTQRHSVFHDRATGETWAPLKHLSEDQANFWVYNSLLSEYAALGFEYGYSVERSDALVLWEAQFGDFVNGAQTVIDEFISSAEQKWAQTSSVVLLLPHGYEGQGPDHSSARIERFLQMCAENNMRVVNPSTGANHFHLLREQAYARPRRPLVVFTPKQLLRLKAAANSVEDFTQGRFQPVIPDASVAASDVKRVVLVSGRLYYDLVATRDKSGDTSTAIVRVEQLYPLPLDEIREQLDQYPDADVVWAQDEPANQGPWPYMALTLLPELDRDVRLASRPAGAATSAGTKGRHDEEAQILQKAIFDA; encoded by the coding sequence GTGCCAGAACTCACGACCGACCGACTCGCCGAGGAGTTCCCCGGCAACGAGAACCTCGTCGCCGAGATCTACCGGAAGTACCAGTCGGACCCCGGGTCTGTGGACGGGCAGTGGGCCCAGATCTTCGCGCGTCTCGAGGCCACAGCCCCGCGCTCGTCGGCCCCCGCGGACGCCGCGACTGAGACGAAGAGCTCCGCCCCGGCGGCGTCCGCCTCCGCGAAGCAGAGCTCCTCGGCCAAGCCCGCTGCGCAGAAGAAGAGCTCGGCCGCCGGCAAGGGCGCGGGGAAGGCCGAGAAGAAGACCGGCGCCTCGACGCCGGTCCCCTCCGAGCCGACCGCCTCCGAGCAGGGCGCCGGCACGAAGAAGGAAGAGAAGGCGACCGTCCTGAAGGGCATGGCCAAGGCCGTGGCCGCCAACATGGACGCCTCCCTCTCCGTGCCGACCGCCACCACCGTGCGCGATGTGCCGGCGAAGGTCCTGATCGACAACCGCGTGGTCATCAACAACCATCTGGCCCGCTCACGTGGCGGCAAGGTGTCCTTCACGCACCTGATCGGTTATGCGCTCATCAAGGCGCTCGGCCAGATGCCCTCGATGAACGTGCTCTACGAGGAGCGCGACGGCAAGCCGCACATGGTCGAGCCGCCGCACGTGAACTTCGGCCTGGCGATCGACCTGCCCAAGCCGGACGGCACGCGCGCCCTCGTCGTGCCGAACGTGAAGGCCGCCGAGACCAAGAACTTCCTGGAGTTCTGGGAAGCGTACGACGACCTGGTCAAGCGCGCCCGCGACAACAAGCTCACGATGGACGACTACGCGGGCACGACCGTCTCGCTGACGAACCCGGGCGGCATCGGCACAGTGCACTCGGTGCCGCGTCTGTCCAAGGGTCAGGCCGCGATCGTCGGCGTCGGCGCGCTCACCTACCCGGCCGCGTTCCAGGGCGCCTCGGAGAAGACCCTCAACGATCTGGCAATCTCCAAGACGATCACCCTGACCTCGACCTACGACCACCGTGTCATCCAGGGCGCGGGATCGGGCGAGTTCCTCAAGATCGTCCACGGCTTGCTGCTGGGCGAGCAGGGGTTCTACGACGAGGTCTTCAAGGACCTGCGCATCCCCTACGAGCCGGTGCGCTGGTCGCAGGATCTGCAGGTCAACCCGGACGAGCAGGTCGGCAAGGTCGCTCGCGTCCAGCAGCTGATCCATGCCTACCGCGACCGCGGTCACCGGATGGCGGACACGGACCCGCTCGAGTACACGATGCGTTCGCACCCGGACCTGGACATCCGTGAGCACGGCCTGACCCTGTGGGACCTGGACCGCCCCTGGCCGACCGGCGGCTTCGGCGGCTCGGACGTGCTCTCGCTGCGCAACATCCTGGGCGTGCTGCGCGACGCCTACTGCCGCACCGTCGGCATCGAGTACATGCACATTCAGGACCCGGCCGAACGGCAGTGGATCCAGGAGCAGCTCGAGCGGCCCTACTCCAAGCCGACCCGCGAGGAACAGCTGCGGATCCTGGGCCGGCTCAACGCGGCCGAGGCGTTCGAGACCTTCCTGCAGACCAAGTACATCGGCCAGAAGCGCTTCTCCCTCGAGGGCGGCGAGTCGCTGATCCCGCTGCTGGACGGCGTGCTGTCCGAGGCCGCGGACAACGGCCTGGACGAGGTCGCCATCGGCATGGCCCACCGCGGTCGTCTCAATGTGCTGGCGAACATCGCCGGGAAGACCTACTCGCAGATCTTCCGCGAGTTCGAGGGGGCCACCCCCGGCGGCACCGCGGGCTCGGGCGATGTGAAGTACCACATGGGCACCTCCGGCACCTTCGTCTCGGACGCGGGCAACCGCACCGGCGTGTACCTGGCCGCGAACCCGTCGCATCTGGAAGCGGTGAACCCGGTGCTCGAGGGCATCGTGCGCGCGAAGCAGGACCGCTTGGACCGCGGCTCGCAGAGCGCGGACTCGTTCTCCGTGCTGCCGATCCTCGTGCACGGCGACGCCGCGTTCGCCGGCCAGGGCGTGGTCAACGAGACCCTCAACCTCTCTCAGCTGCAGGGCTACCGCACCGGTGGCACGGTCCACGTGATCGTGAACAACCAGGTCGGCTTCACCACTCCCCCGTCGGCGGCCCGCTCGTCCGTGTACTCGACGGACGTCGCCAAGACGATCCAGGCACCGATCTTCCACGTCAACGGCGACGACCCGGAGTCGGTCGTGCACGTGGCGCGTCTGGCGTTCGAGTACCGTCAGCGGTTCAACAAGGACGTCGTCATCGACCTGGTGTGCTACCGCCGCCGCGGCCACAACGAGGGCGATGATCCGTCGATGACCCAGCCGCGCATGTACAACCTGATCGAGCAGAAGCGCTCGACCCGCAGGCTGTATGTCGAGTCCCTGGTGGGCCGCGGCGACATCACTCACGACGAGGCCGACTCGGCGCTGAAGGACTACCAGCAGCGGCTCGAGCAGGCGTTCACCGAGACCCATGCCTCCCAGACCGGCCAGATCCCGGTCGTCGGCTCCGGCATCGAGCCGGCCGCAGACCGCGACGAGGCCCCGCAGGCCCCCAGCTCGACGGCGGTCTCCCCCGAGACGCTGCGCCGCATCGGTGAAGCGCACCTCGACGTGCCAGAGGGCTTCTCGATTCACCCGAAGCTCACCTCCCTGCTCGAGAAGCGCGCCAAGATGGCCGTCGACGGGGGCATCGACTGGGGCTTCGCGGAGCTCGCGGCGTTCGGTTCGCTGGTCAGCGAGGGCGTTCCGGTGCGCCTGGCCGGCCAGGACTCGCAGCGCGGCACCTTCACGCAGCGCCACTCGGTGTTCCACGACCGAGCGACGGGCGAGACCTGGGCCCCGCTGAAGCACCTGTCCGAGGACCAGGCGAACTTCTGGGTCTACAACTCGCTGCTGTCCGAGTACGCGGCCTTGGGCTTCGAGTACGGCTACTCCGTCGAGCGCTCGGACGCGCTCGTGCTGTGGGAGGCGCAGTTCGGCGACTTCGTCAACGGCGCCCAGACCGTCATCGACGAGTTCATCTCCTCCGCCGAGCAGAAGTGGGCGCAGACCTCCTCGGTCGTGCTGCTGCTGCCGCACGGCTACGAGGGCCAGGGCCCGGACCACTCCTCGGCCCGCATCGAGCGCTTCCTGCAGATGTGCGCCGAGAACAACATGCGCGTGGTGAACCCCTCGACGGGCGCGAACCACTTCCACCTGCTGCGTGAGCAGGCCTACGCACGGCCGCGGCGCCCGCTGGTCGTGTTCACGCCGAAGCAGCTGCTGCGCCTGAAGGCCGCCGCCAACTCGGTCGAGGACTTCACGCAGGGCCGTTTCCAGCCGGTGATCCCGGACGCCTCGGTCGCGGCCTCCGACGTCAAGCGCGTCGTGCTGGTCTCGGGCCGCCTGTACTACGACCTGGTGGCCACCCGCGACAAGTCCGGGGACACCTCGACCGCGATCGTGCGCGTCGAGCAGCTGTACCCGCTGCCGCTCGACGAGATCCGGGAACAGCTGGACCAGTACCCGGACGCGGACGTCGTGTGGGCGCAGGACGAGCCGGCCAACCAGGGCCCCTGGCCCTACATGGCGCTCACCCTGCTGCCCGAGCTGGACCGCGATGTGCGCCTGGCCTCGCGTCCGGCCGGTGCCGCCACCTCGGCGGGCACGAAGGGCCGGCACGACGAGGAGGCCCAGATCCTGCAGAAGGCGATCTTCGACGCCTGA